The stretch of DNA ggatctataattaaacggataaactagtagtagcacatccaacgtcaaggaaagaaaaaagttactatcaggagagggataacgtttttgtggtttgtagcagtgtgctagtcgatggccccctccatgaggccaccacagctcagcagaacatcattgtagcttcttctggggagaaaaacacttagaaaaaaaataatgttaacagctgaaatagcagaaaataatacagttaaagagcagattgtagaagaaagtagtagagtgtgaaaagtggtcagtgtgtcttccagcaataactacagagataactctggatagcccagccttttagatggaggcatgttggaggcagggcaggggagagccgtctttaccgactgtacactccacctccctctactcccccactcgtCTAGATTTTTTATAAGATCTTCACAGTTCAAACGGTGAAATATCAATAACCAGCAGGAAACTGGCATTTGTGATGCTAGCACAAACCTGCTAATGCTACAGCAAGCTAAAAACAATACTCCAACGTAGCATAAGTTTAAACGCTACACTAATCACTTTGCTTCAATACAAAAAAGATTAATCCATTTTTGTTctcctccctcctcttccacagttagctcgAACTTTACAGGCATTCATTTATTGCAGGTCGAGTTAGCGTTCAAGCTAGGTTGTCATGCTGGGCTAAAAGTCAATGTGTCTTTCTGCTTATGTTCCTGCAGTACAAGCAGGTGGAGCAGTATATGTCCTTCCACAAGCTTCCTGCAGACCTACGACAAAAGATCCACGAGTATTATGAGCATCGCTTCCAGGGGAAAATGTTTGATGAGGAGAACATTCTGGGAGAGCTTAGTGAGCCGCTGAAGGAGGTTAATAAATTCATAAACGCCCACTTTCTTCCTGCCTTCAGCAAACATGCCTGGCTTTTATTCCCGGCTCACTTtgtgttctgttttgtttttatttaggaGATAGTCAGTTTCAACTGCCGTAGCCTGGTGGCTAACATGCCCTTGTTTGCTAACGCCGATCCAAACTTTGTGACGGCCGTGCTGACCAAGCTCCGCTTCGAGGTGTTTCAGCCATCTGATTTTATCATACGTGAGGGAACGGTTGGACGAAAGATGTATTTTATTCAGCATGGACGGGTCAGTGTGCTGACCCGAGGCAATAAAGAGACCAAACTGAGCGATGGGTCCTACTTTGGTGGTAAGAACCTTTCTTAGACTTAAAACAGAAGGAAAATGAAAGTTTCTTTTTGGCAAAGGGCAAAATGAGCGATCACTTGTGTACTTATTGTGTTTTTGCCATTATCTCTCCCCTTCTCATCAGAGATTTGTCTGTTGACTCGTGGACGGAGGACAGCCAGTGTCCGTGCTGACACATACTGTCGTTTGTATTCTCTCAGCGTGGACAGCTTTAATGAGGTTTTAGAAGAACACCCAATGATGAGGCGTGCCTTTGAAACTGTTGCTGTTGACCGCTTGGACCGTATTGGTAACTTATGAATTTCTACTTGTCTCTCAGTCTTAAATATGCTACTATTTACTGTTTTTACTTTGTTTCTGCTGCTCCATGTTTTTGCAGTTGTTCCCTCCTGGTCTGTTGATTTGCTTTTGTCACAGTTTTGGTTTCCACCCTTCTCCAGGCAGAAAAAACTCTATGCTGCTGCGCAAGTCGTCCCAGGGAGGGTCTCTAGGTGGCAGCatgggtcgtggtggaggccgcgGTGGAGGTGCAGGTGGACTTGCAGCAGGAGGTTTGGGTTCCTGTGACAGCATGCTGGTGCAGCAGATTGTTAAACACGACAGCATGCCAGCCATGCAGGACACCATAGCAGCGGCTGCTGCAGGAAGAAGCAGCATGATCGGAGGTAGTGGCACAGTGTCTCCTCGACCATGTCCCGTCATCTGGGCACCATTGGTCCACGCTCCCCTGCAGACTGCAGCGGCCACCAGTAATGTTGCCATTGCCCTTatgcaccagcagcagcagcagcagcagcagcagctccaccagctgcagcagcagcatgcTCTCGGAGCAGGTTTCTTCCTGCCTTCCCCTCTGAtttctccttctccctcatcctccTTTCCTCTTTCGCCTCCACGTGCTCCTGTGCTACAACCCCTCCGCCCCTCTGTGAGCTCTCTCATTGGGATGATGGCGATGGGAGGAATGAGTGGTTTGTCCCCGAGAGGATTTCCTGTTTCCCCTTCAACTATGGGCCCCCCAGGCGGAGTGACATCACCTCCAGTTGCTAAAACACCACCCACTCCAGCTTCTTCTGTCCCGGCATCCATGCAACAGGGACGGACTCTTCTCTATGGTCCTCGCTTTCAGGTGGACCATCCCTCGATCACTGCTGGAGCACTTGGGACCCCAGCAGCGGGAGGACCACCTTCACCACTTCACAAGGTACCAACCCCCAATCCACCTGCGGCTTCTGCTGGCCCATCAGATGGCAGCGCGTACCAACAGGGTGCAAAAGAAGCGCTGTTACGTCACGGAGGAAACAGCTGCCAGGGTTTGCCAGCACTGGGCCGACTCACCCAGGAGGCCAGGCTGCTGTCAGCCTCACAACCCACGCTCCCTCACCGCTCCTGGGCTGCAGTGCAATCCCACCCTCCTCTCCATCGGAAGGCCTCTGGAGGGAATTTATTGGCGGCTCCTTTTTTTGTTGGGCAGCTGGCCAGGGGCAGCAGTGCCGGCATCCTGACCTCTAACCCCCCATTACAGTTGCTGACAAATTTACAATTTGCTGCACAAGGAGAAGCCACCTTTCCCATTCAGCCTCCCATAACACACGCTATTCCTGTTAACACAGCTGCCTACACACAAGCTACAGCTCACTCTCCCTCTGTACCTGCACCCTCTGTACCTGCACCCTCTGTACCTGCACACTTAACCTCTACACCTTCTGCATCATCCTCTTCTCCTCCAAAGCAGACCTCACTCTCTTCTTCAACCACATCTTTGTCCCCTTCGCCTATACTTTCCCACACAACTCGCCCAAAGCCCATTCCAACGCCTCCTTCTCGTTCCTCTTCTCCTCCCCCCTGCTCCACTCCACCGTCAGCCGGAACAAGCCCATTGTCCACTCCCCGTCCCAAGCCAATTCCTACACCATCTCCTcgctcctcctctccctccccctcATCCACACCTCCTTCCTCTTCTGTTTCCACTCCAGTTCCTCTAGCTCAGCCTTACGGGCCCAGGTCATCATTCACATCTTCGTCCCCCCCATCTTCTCTGCTCTCTTCTTCCCCACCACATCCTCCAAGCCCTAGAGCCAAGGCATCCAGCACGCCTCCTTCTGCCTCTCCACTATCTGGCCCAAGCCCCACCCTGACCCCAGTTGCTTCACCAGTACCGACGCCTACTCAGACATCTCGCACCCAGCCTTCTACTCCAACCCAGACACTCACTCCTACATCCTCCCCATCTCCCGTCCCCACCACATCCGCCCCCTCCTTGAGTAAGTCCCAGATTCCAATACCTTGTCTCCAACCTTCTGTCTCCCCCTCCGCCAGAGGTCCCACCTCAAGCCAGTCCCCAAAACAAGCTTCCCCTCTTACCCCACCCCAAACTTCCACCCCTGCTCCAACAGTTGTTGGTGTCAACGTCCAAACAAAAGTTACCTTTTCTGTTCATCCGGTGAAGCAAACGTCTCCTCAGATATCCACCTCTTCACCCAATCAGACAGCACACACAGCCAACACCGCCTCgcctaaaggagggaaacaggacCCTCAGCTGACGGTGACCAGAAAAGACTCAGAGGGACTGAGGCACAAGCTTCCCGCGAACATGTGAGAGGACAATTTCATGTTGCTGAACAAGCCATGGTTGTGCAGACTCGTGTCGGAGGCGCCACCAGACACTCATAAACCGTACGTACATTTTAAATTCACTCTAGGATGTGGTTGACTTAGAATATCAGGTGATATTCATCATGTGACTCTCAGCTGAGCCGTGGATCAAAGAGAAGGACTTTGAGGAATTTTGCCAAGAAGAGAGCCTAATAAACATGTCACATGTATACATGCGTGTATCTGTGTTTGTGATTGTTGGAGCAGACAGGGGAGCTGAAGTAGGAAAATGCTGCACTATATTGTAAGAAACCCTAAGGAGACACCTGACCTGGAGTACAGATGTAgagtctcaggccctgtccacacgtagccggggatctgccaaaacgtagatatttttctacgttttggcctgtcatccacacgaaaacggagttttttcacatgaaaacggatctttttaaaaactccggccaaagtgaagatctgcgttttctccgttttgggtgtctgcgtgtggacggacaaaaccggagttttaaggtccgcaacgtcactttccgcgacaaaaaatgctgacatcacgtgtgcgacctgtgtttacactagccgacatcatggatgccctcggagctgcgcttgctttatcaattgtccaagcgctttctgcttgtttgcttttgcaagcggaattactgctccttgcggaagaccacagacgaaggacgaggttaagaacgggggaagtactgccgcctacaggtctggcatgtccttaacaacgtatttatccgggtacgtgtgggcagagttttttttattaaacgaggtggtgtggatgcaagtttttggaggggcgggtattcgtttttaaaaaacccggctacgtgtggactaggcctcagtcggtgtctgtaaagccccattcccacctgtaccgggtcggcccgggccgggtagcgtaggttgtttacatatctgggtggcctggaattttcccgggccaaccaaggctcattctcggccctcttcccgaggggtactgcttcaggccgaccagggccaacacgcccactgctgacagcaaattcacaccttccattagagcaagcctctgattggtgggtagaatcagcccacatgggcttaagacaaggatgtgtggaatcaaccgggccaggctggggccgactggggctacccggcccgggccgacccggtactgatgggaatggcccataagtgctTGAACAGAAAGCAAGTGGACCTCTCGTTTTATTTCTCATCGGGAAAACTTCCACAGTTCTGATTATGGAGTTTCACATTTACTTTTGTCTTATTTATTAAACGGATTCGATCAAATTGTAAAAAATCTTGTTAAAGTTACAACTGCCTTTTAAATAGACCTTCTTGTTTAAGGCTAACTTGCTAATTACTTTTGCTCACTGTCTCTGGAACAAAGCTGTCAAAATCAGCCAGTCAGCCaacaatcaaccaatcacatgggagCAAGCAGCACAACACATTTAGGAATCTAGAAATGTTGAAGATGACTGAAGTCCAACTCAGTCATCAGAACCACAAAGAAAAAGGATTTGAATACTTTGAACAGGATGTGGCTAGCACACAGGCTTGTCTGTGAATTTAAGAAACTGATGATGtattgggattttcacccacaaccatggtTTACAGAAGTgctattcaattctggtcctggagggccggtatccagcaggttttggtgttaactctgcttcaacacacctgatttcaggtgattaacaggcttctgcagagcctgatgagatgctgcacagaccaggggcggatttaggactgaagaagatccggggcttaacacacacgcgtgcgcacacacacacacgtgacacgcactagtcaacatcatatatattcatATTGTACcaaataatttttaatctgaagctccaTATTCAGcacattcagggcagagtattgttcctgttagtgtttagtgtgagatgatagtaaatattccctttctttctccaacaactttacctgataagctaactttaggcaaaccagcagcacaacaaatattttcaaataaggctcacaaacctgagtcagcaccagtctcatcagagctggggttctgttgcggtacttttggtctaaaagacgtcctcatgtccatcttcactcatgcgtttcagacagagagtgtagaagaagccggctgctgaagggcttcttcttcagtggtggaggctcaggcaggctgtatacaaactactgccagctgctccctctctgttggactttggtactgcatgttacttccgcgatttagatccggggcttttcataaaacatccggggcttcagcccaagtagccgggcctaacgccgcccctggcacAGATGATTCAACCACAGAATCTAGTATTTTGGAGCACATAAACCACTAAAACACGTTGGATACTGgtgaggcccggaattgaataccctggtttacagagaatggtcctaAAAAAAGCAAGTGAGGAGCAGCTGATTGTATAAAAAGGCCTCAATGATGTCAGAGGACACTGGTTAGACTGGTCCTAGATGACAAAAAggctaaaatgaataaaaaaactacTCATGCCAACCATAGTCTGCCGATCTGAACCGCAACTTGTTAAACCTCAAAGCTGATGGACTCCAACAGCAGAAGACGACAGGACCAGAAGCTCTGAGGGATGTTACCAACAACTTGCTGAATACCGAGTTAAAGTAGCTGAGTAAACCATGTGAATGTTATATATTATGTGTGTTCATTTGGCTTTGGTAAATGACAATCTAGACTCTATATCAAAGCACTTCTGAAGGTAAAACTAGCAGAGTATTTCTAATAAAGTGGCCAATGAGAGAGAAAAAAGACATTAACTCGTCTAAGTTTTGGCTTTCCCTccaatttataataataatactaataatgaaATCATTACAGACTTTGTCTGATTGCAAAAAGCACTAGGACACTTTAGGTA from Nothobranchius furzeri strain GRZ-AD chromosome 5, NfurGRZ-RIMD1, whole genome shotgun sequence encodes:
- the LOC107379701 gene encoding potassium/sodium hyperpolarization-activated cyclic nucleotide-gated channel 2, translating into MDGAGSTPGSAGGSGGDSLPRRSDGDLKRRSKGSLPSPGYRLSQASLEGEKGSFGADSSSSGGRGRRPSIMSSSPRDGIPFRPAGTPTTPFPLPLPPPTSSSGSAHPPPRSVGFATSRAALASTSSTGTGVMVVATGAETTTTACNTYAAGTPELMGSSGLGGFGMSLDGEDYSQSNQSTFIQRQFGAMLLPGVNKFSLRMFGSHKAVALEQERLKSAGAWIIHPYSDFRFYWDLLMLLLMMGNLIVLPVGITFFRDENTPSWIIFNVVSDTLFMVDLVLNFRTGIVKEDSTEILLDPREIRQNYLKSWFLVDFVSSIPVDYIFLMVDSLDSEVYRTARALRIVRFTKILSLLRLLRLSRLIRYIHQWEEIFHMTYDLASAMVRIVNLIGMMLLLCHWDGCLQFLVPMLQDFPSDCWVSKNLMVNDTWGVQYSYALFKAMSHMLCIGYGAQAPEGMTDVWLTMLSMIVGATCYAMFIGHATALIQSLDSSRRQYQEKYKQVEQYMSFHKLPADLRQKIHEYYEHRFQGKMFDEENILGELSEPLKEEIVSFNCRSLVANMPLFANADPNFVTAVLTKLRFEVFQPSDFIIREGTVGRKMYFIQHGRVSVLTRGNKETKLSDGSYFGEICLLTRGRRTASVRADTYCRLYSLSVDSFNEVLEEHPMMRRAFETVAVDRLDRIGRKNSMLLRKSSQGGSLGGSMGRGGGRGGGAGGLAAGGLGSCDSMLVQQIVKHDSMPAMQDTIAAAAAGRSSMIGGSGTVSPRPCPVIWAPLVHAPLQTAAATSNVAIALMHQQQQQQQQQLHQLQQQHALGAGFFLPSPLISPSPSSSFPLSPPRAPVLQPLRPSVSSLIGMMAMGGMSGLSPRGFPVSPSTMGPPGGVTSPPVAKTPPTPASSVPASMQQGRTLLYGPRFQVDHPSITAGALGTPAAGGPPSPLHKVPTPNPPAASAGPSDGSAYQQGAKEALLRHGGNSCQGLPALGRLTQEARLLSASQPTLPHRSWAAVQSHPPLHRKASGGNLLAAPFFVGQLARGSSAGILTSNPPLQLLTNLQFAAQGEATFPIQPPITHAIPVNTAAYTQATAHSPSVPAPSVPAPSVPAHLTSTPSASSSSPPKQTSLSSSTTSLSPSPILSHTTRPKPIPTPPSRSSSPPPCSTPPSAGTSPLSTPRPKPIPTPSPRSSSPSPSSTPPSSSVSTPVPLAQPYGPRSSFTSSSPPSSLLSSSPPHPPSPRAKASSTPPSASPLSGPSPTLTPVASPVPTPTQTSRTQPSTPTQTLTPTSSPSPVPTTSAPSLSKSQIPIPCLQPSVSPSARGPTSSQSPKQASPLTPPQTSTPAPTVVGVNVQTKVTFSVHPVKQTSPQISTSSPNQTAHTANTASPKGGKQDPQLTVTRKDSEGLRHKLPANM